From Candidatus Zixiibacteriota bacterium, one genomic window encodes:
- a CDS encoding cupin domain-containing protein, with product MKFTRIYADEYGESHFEDVEVNFDTIDFAPPAPPLGVSQPTPAQRYRYLRGPAGWVGDWHPAPERHLMIYLSGEVEAETSDGEIRRFGPGSVILLEDTFGRGHRSRVLGLTDVLVAVVQLDVPPE from the coding sequence ATGAAATTCACCAGAATCTATGCCGACGAATACGGGGAGTCACACTTCGAGGATGTTGAGGTCAATTTCGATACGATTGATTTCGCTCCCCCTGCCCCACCATTGGGTGTCTCTCAACCGACCCCGGCCCAGCGGTACCGTTATCTGAGAGGGCCGGCCGGCTGGGTTGGGGACTGGCATCCCGCGCCGGAGCGCCATCTAATGATATACTTGTCGGGCGAAGTTGAAGCCGAAACCAGCGATGGAGAAATCCGTCGTTTTGGACCCGGTAGCGTGATCCTATTAGAAGACACTTTCGGCCGGGGGCACCGGAGCCGTGTGCTGGGACTGACCGACGTGCTGGTGGCGGTTGTGCAGTTGGACGTTCCCCCGGAATAG